From Humibacter ginsenosidimutans, a single genomic window includes:
- a CDS encoding DUF7144 family membrane protein: MSAAVRRPAGVTLIAVLAWIEGALNIVAGIVLLVFKNEPSMHIAGVSESSLITSAILTILFGVVVVLVAGGLLRGSSGARIVVTVVQLLAIAGDAFTAWAYPDQFAWSAVSALISLLIIVLLWTGRANDFFRSR; this comes from the coding sequence ATGAGCGCAGCAGTCCGTCGTCCGGCAGGCGTCACCCTGATCGCGGTTCTCGCGTGGATCGAGGGTGCCCTCAACATCGTCGCAGGCATCGTTCTCCTGGTCTTCAAGAACGAGCCGAGCATGCACATCGCCGGCGTGAGCGAGAGCTCGCTGATCACCTCCGCGATTCTCACGATCCTGTTCGGTGTGGTGGTCGTGCTCGTCGCCGGCGGGTTGTTGCGCGGCTCGAGCGGTGCGCGCATCGTCGTCACCGTGGTGCAGCTGCTGGCGATCGCGGGGGATGCCTTCACCGCATGGGCGTACCCCGATCAGTTCGCCTGGTCGGCGGTGAGCGCCCTCATCTCGCTGCTCATCATCGTGCTGCTGTGGACGGGGCGGGCGAACGACTTCTTCCGGTCTCGGTGA
- a CDS encoding RidA family protein, which produces MVSNVTLIRSHALAETPGYAYASVTEAGTRLIHLAGACPLDADGTVVGAGDYAGQAAKCIENLNSALAAAGASLEDVAYTRVLVATQRNEDLGTVWDVVRDAFAEHEVPSTLFGVTVLGYRNQLVEIEAVAAIADEARRQDLA; this is translated from the coding sequence CTGGTGTCCAATGTGACCCTGATCCGTTCTCATGCCTTGGCCGAGACGCCCGGCTACGCGTATGCGTCGGTCACAGAGGCGGGCACCCGGCTGATCCACCTCGCCGGAGCATGCCCTCTCGATGCCGATGGCACGGTCGTCGGCGCTGGTGACTACGCCGGCCAGGCGGCGAAGTGCATTGAAAACCTCAACTCTGCGTTGGCCGCCGCCGGCGCCTCGCTTGAGGACGTCGCTTACACGAGGGTGCTCGTCGCAACCCAGCGCAATGAGGACCTTGGAACGGTGTGGGATGTCGTGCGGGATGCCTTCGCCGAGCACGAGGTGCCCAGCACATTGTTCGGCGTCACCGTTCTCGGCTATCGGAATCAGCTCGTCGAGATCGAGGCGGTCGCCGCCATCGCGGACGAGGCACGTCGACAGGACCTCGCGTAA
- a CDS encoding uridine kinase family protein, which yields MDLDILTEKLTTYRKESDRPVVVGISGYCGSGKSTLARSLVSALPGAVRLRGDDFLGPVRSHRRSADWDGVERTRLVEEVLSPFRAGRPSMFQRFDWGRGELAPPEPIPTTDLLIVDLIGLFHREALPNLDVTIWCDVDLDVAATRGMARDHRLGRDHDTLWRDVWIPNERDFEKKHSPQECGAMFYRGERLSLAQHPSA from the coding sequence GTGGACCTCGACATCCTGACAGAGAAGCTCACCACGTATCGCAAGGAGAGCGACCGGCCTGTCGTCGTGGGCATCTCAGGGTACTGCGGATCGGGCAAGTCCACGCTCGCACGGTCGCTGGTTTCGGCGCTGCCGGGCGCGGTGCGACTGCGCGGCGACGATTTTCTCGGTCCTGTTCGCTCCCATCGACGTTCCGCGGACTGGGACGGCGTCGAGCGCACACGCCTCGTCGAAGAGGTGCTCTCCCCATTTCGGGCGGGCCGACCGAGCATGTTCCAACGGTTCGACTGGGGGCGAGGAGAGCTCGCACCGCCGGAACCGATACCGACAACCGACCTTCTGATCGTCGACCTGATCGGTCTGTTCCATCGTGAAGCGTTGCCGAACCTCGACGTCACCATCTGGTGCGACGTCGACCTCGACGTCGCCGCCACTCGGGGAATGGCCCGTGACCATCGATTGGGCAGGGACCACGACACGTTGTGGCGGGATGTCTGGATTCCGAACGAGCGCGATTTCGAGAAGAAGCACTCGCCTCAAGAGTGCGGCGCGATGTTCTACCGAGGAGAGCGGCTCAGCCTCGCTCAGCACCCCAGCGCCTGA
- a CDS encoding winged helix-turn-helix transcriptional regulator — protein MSDLTAALDVVGARWALLIVERLLDGPQRYGDLQRDLGVPMSVLATRLRELEEAGVLSRLPLKHNTRAYALTDRGRALQEAIVALRRWGAERG, from the coding sequence GTGAGCGATCTCACTGCGGCACTCGACGTCGTCGGAGCGCGGTGGGCCTTGCTCATCGTGGAACGGCTGCTCGACGGACCTCAGCGGTACGGCGACCTGCAACGCGACCTCGGCGTGCCGATGAGCGTGCTCGCGACCCGCCTGCGCGAACTCGAGGAGGCCGGCGTGCTCTCCCGGCTGCCCCTGAAGCACAACACGCGGGCCTATGCATTGACCGATCGGGGTCGCGCCTTGCAGGAGGCGATCGTCGCGCTCAGGCGCTGGGGTGCTGAGCGAGGCTGA
- a CDS encoding VOC family protein: protein MSLFITCPVESVERATAFYTALGWTLNTKMSDHNVSCFAIAPEQYVMLGSREMYASVGGTEDLIGGPDTPSKVTVSFDLASREAVDELVERARAAGGRIGDTDDYPFMYQRQFDDPDGYHYSPFWMKPDTDPSA, encoded by the coding sequence ATGAGCCTTTTCATCACCTGCCCCGTCGAGAGCGTCGAACGCGCGACCGCCTTCTACACCGCGCTCGGCTGGACCCTCAACACCAAGATGTCGGATCACAACGTGTCCTGCTTCGCGATCGCGCCGGAGCAGTACGTCATGCTCGGCAGCCGCGAGATGTATGCCAGCGTCGGCGGGACCGAAGACCTGATCGGCGGGCCGGACACACCTTCGAAGGTGACGGTCTCGTTCGACCTCGCCAGCCGCGAGGCCGTCGACGAACTCGTCGAGCGCGCCCGCGCGGCCGGCGGCCGGATCGGCGACACCGACGACTACCCCTTCATGTACCAGCGCCAGTTCGACGACCCCGACGGGTACCACTACTCGCCGTTCTGGATGAAGCCGGACACCGATCCGTCGGCGTGA
- a CDS encoding MerR family DNA-binding transcriptional regulator: protein MRIGEVATSAGVTVKTVRHYETLGLIRSTRLSNGYRDYGEDAPRLVAEAHALSRAGIRLEQTRPFLDCLSEGSEHGDDCVTTRPAYRAAIDDLTERIDELSRRRDALLELLATAEAREDAGCQFADARPVHEDSRVHEGVLKA from the coding sequence ATGAGAATCGGCGAGGTCGCCACGTCGGCGGGCGTCACCGTCAAGACGGTGCGGCACTACGAGACGCTCGGCCTCATCCGGTCGACGCGGCTGAGCAACGGCTACCGCGACTACGGCGAGGATGCCCCGCGGCTGGTCGCCGAGGCGCACGCGCTGAGCCGTGCGGGCATCCGTCTCGAACAGACCCGTCCGTTTCTCGACTGCCTGAGCGAAGGCAGCGAGCACGGCGACGACTGCGTCACGACGCGCCCTGCCTACCGGGCGGCGATCGACGACCTCACGGAGCGCATCGACGAACTGAGCCGCCGTCGCGACGCGCTGCTCGAGTTGCTCGCGACAGCCGAGGCCCGAGAGGATGCCGGCTGCCAGTTCGCCGACGCCCGCCCCGTTCACGAAGACAGCCGCGTTCACGAAGGAGTACTGAAAGCATGA
- a CDS encoding thioredoxin family protein, which translates to MITADESTFESAVESAATPVLVYFWATWCGPCRVLGPLLEQIESENGEAFTVVKVNADDSPALAARFGVMAVPTMKLLVDGEVRRTIVGSKPKAALVAELAPVLAS; encoded by the coding sequence ATGATCACCGCAGACGAGTCCACGTTCGAGAGCGCCGTCGAATCGGCCGCGACACCCGTGCTGGTGTACTTCTGGGCCACCTGGTGCGGTCCGTGTCGTGTGCTCGGCCCGCTGCTCGAGCAGATCGAGTCGGAGAACGGCGAGGCGTTCACCGTCGTGAAGGTCAACGCCGACGATTCACCGGCGCTGGCCGCCCGTTTCGGGGTGATGGCGGTGCCGACCATGAAGCTCCTGGTCGACGGTGAGGTGAGGCGCACCATCGTGGGCTCGAAGCCCAAGGCCGCGCTGGTCGCGGAGCTCGCACCCGTGCTCGCTTCCTGA
- a CDS encoding molybdopterin oxidoreductase family protein → MTSNEDRIRDIWGRRTPYASGAVWPQRVDEYLAEGVSAEHVEWVDGACLLCSNGCGLQVAVADGRMVGVRGRADDRVNHGRLGPKGLYGWQGQLHERLTTPLIRRNGRLVETDWGTAMAAVVERSADLLAGRGPLSHAFYTSGQLTIEEYYTLAVIGKAGIGTPHMDGNTRLCTATASAAFQETFGSDGQPGSYADIDSCDAIFLYGHNVAETQTVLWTRMLDRLDGPNPPRLVCVDPRRTKVAERATVHLPILNGTNLALMNALVHELIAMGAVDAQYVGEHTIGFEQLRAVTAEATAEWAAEICAVPADDIRRAAEIFATSDRVVSTCSMGFYQSHQATAASCQVNNLHLLRGMLGRPGAGILQMNGQPSAENNREAGCGAALPGFRNWANPDHVDQLAKLWNVDASTIPHDGPPTDANHIFRLAEKGSIGFLWIAGTNPAVSMPDLARIRTTLSGDQCFVVVSDGYLSETAELADVVLPAALWAEKTGTFTNVDRTVHLQNKAVEPPGLARSDLDIWVDYATRLGLKDKDGRALPGWDTPEGAFEGWKACSAGRLCDYSALTYEQLNERGGVQWPVTAGAPHGTERLYIDAHFATEIEYCETWGHDLSTGEATSEAQYRSDHPDGRAILKTVPFEPAYETPDDEYPLRLTTGRTVYHWHTRTKSKRARQLNDAAPSMWVELSQQDAARLGVAEGDVVRVTSRRGHIDAPARVSHVREGVVFAPWHYGGDPLTAANELTLSAWDPVSKQPEFKVSAVSVRRFRAGTGPAPAPTNTASAPAG, encoded by the coding sequence GTGACGTCGAACGAAGACCGCATCCGCGACATCTGGGGTCGCCGCACCCCCTACGCCTCGGGGGCGGTGTGGCCGCAACGTGTCGACGAGTACCTCGCCGAGGGCGTGAGCGCCGAGCATGTCGAGTGGGTGGATGGCGCGTGCCTGCTGTGCAGCAACGGCTGCGGCCTTCAGGTGGCGGTGGCCGACGGCAGGATGGTCGGCGTGCGCGGCCGCGCCGACGACCGCGTCAACCACGGTCGGCTCGGGCCGAAAGGGCTCTACGGCTGGCAGGGCCAGCTGCACGAACGGCTCACCACTCCCCTGATACGGCGGAACGGAAGGCTCGTGGAGACCGACTGGGGGACCGCGATGGCCGCGGTGGTGGAGCGCTCCGCCGACCTTCTGGCGGGCAGGGGCCCGCTCTCGCACGCGTTCTACACCTCGGGCCAGCTGACCATCGAGGAGTACTACACGCTCGCGGTGATCGGCAAGGCGGGCATCGGCACCCCGCACATGGACGGCAACACGCGCCTGTGCACGGCGACCGCCTCAGCCGCGTTCCAGGAGACGTTCGGCTCAGACGGCCAGCCGGGGTCGTACGCCGACATCGACAGCTGCGACGCGATCTTCTTGTACGGCCACAACGTCGCCGAGACGCAGACCGTGCTGTGGACGAGAATGCTCGACCGTCTCGACGGCCCGAACCCGCCGCGGCTGGTGTGCGTCGACCCTCGTCGCACCAAGGTCGCCGAGCGCGCCACCGTGCACCTGCCGATCCTCAACGGCACGAACCTCGCCCTCATGAACGCGCTGGTGCACGAGCTCATCGCGATGGGCGCGGTCGACGCGCAATACGTCGGCGAACACACGATCGGGTTCGAGCAACTGCGGGCGGTGACGGCGGAGGCGACCGCGGAATGGGCCGCGGAGATCTGCGCGGTGCCGGCCGATGACATCCGTCGCGCCGCCGAGATCTTCGCCACCAGCGACCGTGTCGTCTCCACGTGTTCGATGGGCTTCTATCAGTCGCACCAGGCGACGGCCGCGTCGTGCCAGGTGAACAACCTGCATCTGCTGCGCGGGATGCTCGGACGGCCCGGTGCGGGCATCCTGCAGATGAACGGGCAGCCGTCGGCCGAGAACAACCGCGAGGCGGGCTGCGGCGCCGCGCTGCCCGGCTTCCGCAACTGGGCCAACCCCGACCACGTCGATCAGCTCGCGAAGCTGTGGAACGTGGATGCCTCGACCATCCCCCACGACGGGCCGCCCACCGACGCGAACCACATCTTCCGTCTCGCCGAGAAGGGCTCCATCGGGTTCCTCTGGATCGCCGGCACCAACCCCGCGGTCTCCATGCCCGACCTGGCGCGCATCCGCACGACGCTGAGCGGTGATCAGTGCTTCGTCGTGGTCTCCGACGGTTATCTGAGCGAGACGGCCGAGCTGGCCGATGTGGTGCTTCCCGCCGCGCTGTGGGCGGAGAAGACGGGCACGTTCACGAACGTCGACCGCACCGTGCACCTGCAGAACAAGGCCGTGGAGCCGCCTGGGCTGGCCCGCAGTGACCTCGACATCTGGGTGGACTACGCCACCCGACTGGGCCTGAAAGACAAGGACGGTCGAGCCCTGCCTGGCTGGGACACCCCCGAGGGCGCCTTCGAAGGGTGGAAGGCGTGCAGCGCGGGCCGGCTCTGTGACTACTCGGCGCTCACCTACGAGCAGCTGAACGAGCGTGGCGGGGTGCAATGGCCGGTCACCGCCGGCGCACCGCACGGCACCGAGCGTCTCTACATCGACGCGCACTTCGCGACCGAGATCGAGTACTGCGAGACGTGGGGTCACGACCTGAGCACCGGCGAGGCGACGAGCGAGGCGCAGTACCGGTCCGACCATCCCGACGGGCGCGCCATCCTCAAGACGGTGCCGTTCGAGCCGGCGTACGAGACACCCGACGACGAGTACCCGCTGCGGCTGACCACAGGGCGCACCGTGTACCACTGGCACACCCGCACGAAGTCGAAGCGGGCCAGGCAGCTCAACGATGCGGCGCCGTCGATGTGGGTGGAGCTGTCGCAGCAGGATGCCGCGCGGCTGGGCGTCGCCGAGGGCGATGTCGTGCGCGTGACATCCCGCCGCGGCCACATTGACGCGCCCGCTCGGGTCTCGCACGTGCGAGAAGGCGTCGTGTTCGCGCCCTGGCACTACGGCGGTGATCCGCTCACTGCCGCGAACGAACTCACCTTGAGCGCGTGGGATCCGGTCTCGAAGCAGCCCGAGTTCAAGGTCTCCGCCGTGTCGGTGCGCAGATTTCGGGCAGGTACGGGACCGGCGCCCGCGCCGACGAACACGGCGTCGGCTCCGGCGGGTTGA
- a CDS encoding class I SAM-dependent methyltransferase — translation MIDQQQIWDDDAAQSYDTPGEGMFSDGVLGPAVDALNELAAGGPAVEFAIGTGRVAIPLSETGIAVSGIELSHAMLARLREKVDEDRIPVVQGDMATAFAGTDFALAYLVFNTISNLLTQDEQVECFANAARHLRPGGCFVIELWVPQLRSLPPGHGGTVEVSEPGYVLVDAVDPLEQRLTSHHFRFAPDIEGGREARVFRSPHRYIWPSELDLMARLAGFRLESRWADWKRNAFTAESTSHVSVYRLEEG, via the coding sequence GTGATCGATCAGCAGCAGATCTGGGACGACGACGCCGCGCAGAGCTACGACACTCCCGGCGAAGGCATGTTCAGCGACGGGGTGCTCGGGCCGGCGGTCGACGCGCTGAACGAGCTCGCCGCCGGTGGTCCGGCCGTGGAGTTCGCGATCGGCACGGGACGGGTGGCGATCCCGCTCTCCGAGACGGGCATCGCAGTGAGCGGGATCGAGCTTTCGCACGCGATGCTCGCCAGGCTCCGCGAGAAGGTCGACGAAGACCGCATTCCGGTCGTGCAGGGCGACATGGCCACGGCATTCGCGGGCACGGACTTCGCGCTGGCCTACCTGGTGTTCAACACCATCTCCAACCTGCTCACTCAAGACGAACAGGTGGAGTGCTTCGCCAACGCGGCACGACATCTGCGCCCGGGCGGATGCTTCGTGATCGAGCTCTGGGTGCCCCAGCTGCGTTCGCTGCCGCCCGGCCATGGTGGAACCGTCGAGGTGAGCGAGCCCGGCTACGTGCTGGTGGATGCCGTCGACCCGCTCGAGCAGCGCCTCACCTCGCACCACTTCAGGTTCGCCCCCGACATCGAGGGAGGCCGAGAGGCACGGGTCTTCCGCTCGCCGCATCGCTACATCTGGCCAAGCGAACTCGACCTGATGGCCCGGCTCGCCGGATTCCGTCTGGAGTCGCGCTGGGCGGATTGGAAACGAAACGCGTTCACCGCCGAGTCGACCAGCCACGTCTCGGTGTACCGCCTCGAGGAGGGCTGA
- a CDS encoding dihydrofolate reductase family protein, translated as MLIYSMTASADGFIADRDGGIDWSAPDDELFQAHLDEVRSLGAYLLGRRLYETMLVWETQPALSESESGAAFAETWRTLPKIVFSRSGAPVQGRARLAEKPLAEEIVTALETTDKPVSIGGAALAAAAIEFGFVDEFRLFRAPVVLGGGTPYFPPVPEQIRMRTLETRTFDSGVVYERYLRVSA; from the coding sequence GTGCTGATCTACTCGATGACCGCGTCGGCCGACGGCTTCATCGCCGACCGCGACGGCGGTATCGACTGGAGCGCACCGGACGACGAGCTCTTCCAGGCGCATCTCGACGAGGTGCGCAGCCTCGGCGCCTACCTGCTCGGCCGCCGACTCTACGAGACCATGCTCGTCTGGGAGACGCAGCCGGCGCTGAGCGAGAGCGAGTCGGGTGCTGCGTTCGCCGAGACCTGGCGCACCCTGCCGAAGATCGTGTTCAGTCGCAGCGGCGCACCCGTTCAGGGACGTGCCCGACTCGCAGAGAAGCCCCTGGCCGAAGAGATCGTCACCGCCCTCGAGACGACCGACAAGCCGGTCTCGATCGGCGGCGCCGCACTCGCCGCGGCCGCCATCGAATTCGGCTTCGTCGACGAGTTCCGCCTCTTCCGCGCTCCCGTCGTCCTGGGCGGCGGCACCCCGTACTTCCCGCCCGTCCCCGAGCAGATCCGGATGCGGACGCTCGAGACCCGAACGTTCGACTCCGGTGTCGTCTACGAGCGGTATCTGCGCGTCAGCGCCTAG
- a CDS encoding ABC transporter ATP-binding protein: MTVTLHDTDHPASTPGGGGPGDTGPLTIKGTAVELVDIVKTYGSHRALQGVTLSINPGEFVALLGPSGCGKTTMLRALSGLERVDAGSILIDGTDVAAVAANRRDIGMVFQSYSLFPHLTATQNVEFGLRMRRVDARKRAARAAEALDLVGLASFGERYPHELSGGQQQRVALARALVTRPRVLLLDEPLSALDAKVRVQLREEIRRIQRELGITTVFVTHDQEEALAVADRVAVMNAGAIEQIGTPEELYLQPSTPFVADFVGLSNRLPGVADGDEVVVFGRRLTVLGESASGEVTALIRPEDLELDERAGGADDALPAVVVGSSFLGSMRRTTVRFEDGTLASVQHDVRDRPVPDAAVHVRFKGRPVVVRSR; this comes from the coding sequence ATGACCGTCACCCTGCACGACACCGACCACCCGGCATCCACGCCGGGCGGCGGTGGGCCGGGAGACACCGGCCCCCTGACCATCAAGGGCACCGCCGTCGAGCTGGTCGACATCGTCAAGACCTACGGTTCGCACCGTGCTCTGCAGGGCGTCACGCTGAGCATCAACCCCGGCGAGTTCGTCGCCCTGCTCGGTCCGTCCGGCTGTGGCAAGACGACCATGCTCCGCGCGCTCTCGGGCCTGGAGCGGGTGGATGCCGGCAGCATCCTCATCGACGGAACCGACGTCGCCGCCGTGGCCGCGAACCGCCGCGACATCGGCATGGTGTTCCAGTCGTACTCGCTCTTTCCGCACCTCACGGCCACGCAGAACGTGGAGTTCGGACTGCGCATGCGCCGGGTGGATGCCCGCAAGCGCGCCGCCCGCGCCGCCGAGGCTCTCGACCTGGTGGGACTGGCGTCCTTCGGCGAACGCTATCCGCACGAGCTGTCCGGTGGGCAGCAGCAGCGGGTCGCGCTCGCACGTGCACTCGTGACGCGGCCCCGCGTGCTGCTGCTCGACGAGCCGCTGTCAGCTCTCGACGCGAAGGTGCGGGTGCAGCTGCGCGAGGAGATCCGGCGCATCCAGCGGGAGCTCGGCATCACCACGGTGTTCGTCACGCACGATCAGGAGGAGGCGCTCGCCGTCGCCGACCGCGTTGCGGTCATGAATGCGGGGGCGATCGAGCAGATCGGCACGCCCGAGGAGCTCTACCTGCAGCCGTCGACGCCGTTCGTGGCCGACTTCGTGGGCTTGAGCAACCGGCTTCCGGGCGTCGCCGATGGCGACGAGGTCGTCGTGTTCGGCCGCCGGCTCACGGTGCTCGGCGAGAGCGCGAGCGGTGAGGTGACGGCGCTGATCAGGCCGGAGGACCTCGAGCTGGACGAGCGCGCGGGTGGCGCCGATGACGCTCTGCCGGCCGTCGTCGTGGGCTCGAGCTTCCTGGGCTCGATGCGTCGCACGACCGTGCGGTTCGAGGACGGCACGCTGGCCTCGGTGCAGCACGACGTTCGCGACCGCCCTGTGCCGGATGCCGCGGTGCACGTGCGATTCAAGGGCCGTCCCGTTGTGGTGCGCTCGCGCTAG
- a CDS encoding ABC transporter permease, with the protein MSRHDVRVGAAPSRTTSTIILTVAGILFLLPIAAMLLFTFRAPGATGSFSSFTLVHYAAIFDPSQELTYDQLFTGIGNSLLICVITVAVVLLVLLPTMVLVELRYPSMRRAIEFVCLLPITVPTVVLVVGFVPVYQVVAGVFGSVAWTLSFAIGIIVLPYAYRPIQANIAALDLVVLGEAARSLGAGWLSVLGRVILPNLKRGILSACFLTIAVVLGEYTIASFLNQTTFQTALFLLQQTDPYVAAIFAVFALVFAFVLLLVIGRVGSYRRTRRSAS; encoded by the coding sequence GTGAGCCGGCACGACGTGCGCGTCGGCGCCGCACCGAGCCGCACGACGAGCACGATCATCCTGACCGTGGCGGGCATCCTCTTTCTGCTGCCGATCGCGGCCATGCTGCTCTTCACGTTCCGTGCGCCCGGCGCGACCGGCTCGTTCTCCTCGTTCACGCTCGTGCACTACGCGGCGATCTTCGACCCGTCGCAGGAGCTCACCTATGATCAGCTCTTCACCGGCATCGGCAACTCGCTGCTGATCTGCGTGATCACGGTGGCCGTCGTGCTGCTCGTGCTGCTGCCCACGATGGTGCTGGTGGAACTGCGCTACCCGAGCATGCGCCGGGCCATCGAGTTCGTCTGCCTGCTGCCCATCACGGTGCCGACCGTGGTGCTCGTGGTGGGGTTCGTGCCCGTGTACCAGGTGGTGGCCGGCGTGTTCGGCTCGGTCGCGTGGACGCTTTCGTTCGCGATCGGCATCATCGTGCTGCCCTACGCGTACCGGCCGATCCAGGCGAACATCGCGGCCCTCGATCTGGTGGTGCTCGGTGAGGCAGCCCGCTCGCTCGGCGCCGGCTGGCTGTCGGTGCTCGGGCGGGTCATCCTGCCCAACCTCAAGCGCGGCATCCTCTCCGCCTGTTTTCTCACGATCGCCGTCGTGCTCGGCGAGTACACGATCGCGTCGTTCCTCAACCAGACCACCTTCCAGACCGCGCTGTTCCTGCTGCAGCAGACCGACCCCTACGTCGCGGCGATCTTCGCCGTGTTCGCCCTGGTGTTCGCGTTCGTGCTGCTGCTCGTGATCGGCCGAGTCGGCTCGTACCGCCGCACCAGAAGGAGCGCATCATGA
- a CDS encoding ABC transporter permease, with amino-acid sequence MTAASTPIATATTATGAGTARFRRLGAGWLGFTPFALYVLLFLAVPTVYAVASGFFTDAGAFTFANLAAFANPVIVTDMVNSFWVSAVVALVGAVVGALICFALLGAKPTGMLRTVVDSASSVLAQFGGIMLAFAFIALIGLQGVLTLTLKQTFGFDINANGPLLYQVSGLVFPYLYFSIPLMVITFMPAIEGMQHQWAEAAATLGASRATYWWRVAFPILAPAFWGSTILLFANAFSSFATAAALIDQGGIMPLAIKQQLTSETIVGVSNTAGVLALGMLVVMVIVMAAYSMLQRRARRWQR; translated from the coding sequence ATGACCGCCGCGTCCACACCGATCGCGACGGCCACCACCGCCACGGGCGCCGGAACCGCCAGGTTCCGGCGCCTTGGGGCAGGGTGGCTGGGCTTCACGCCGTTCGCGCTGTACGTGCTTCTGTTCCTCGCCGTTCCCACGGTCTACGCCGTGGCGAGCGGGTTCTTCACGGATGCCGGGGCCTTCACCTTCGCGAACCTCGCCGCATTCGCCAATCCGGTGATCGTGACCGACATGGTCAACTCGTTCTGGGTCTCGGCCGTTGTCGCCCTCGTGGGCGCCGTCGTGGGGGCGTTGATCTGCTTCGCCCTGCTCGGCGCCAAGCCCACCGGCATGCTGCGCACGGTGGTGGACTCGGCATCCAGCGTGCTCGCTCAGTTCGGCGGCATCATGCTGGCGTTCGCGTTCATCGCGCTGATCGGCCTTCAGGGTGTGCTGACGCTCACGCTCAAGCAGACCTTCGGGTTCGACATCAACGCTAACGGTCCCCTGCTCTATCAGGTGAGCGGTCTCGTCTTCCCCTACCTCTACTTCTCCATCCCGCTGATGGTCATCACGTTCATGCCCGCGATCGAGGGCATGCAGCACCAGTGGGCGGAGGCAGCGGCGACGCTCGGCGCGTCGCGCGCCACGTACTGGTGGCGGGTCGCCTTCCCGATCCTGGCTCCCGCGTTCTGGGGCAGCACGATCCTGCTGTTCGCGAACGCGTTCTCGTCGTTCGCGACGGCGGCCGCGCTGATCGACCAGGGCGGCATCATGCCGCTGGCCATCAAGCAGCAGCTCACGAGCGAGACGATCGTGGGCGTCTCCAACACGGCCGGAGTGCTGGCGCTCGGGATGCTCGTGGTGATGGTGATCGTCATGGCCGCGTACTCGATGCTGCAGCGACGAGCCAGGAGGTGGCAGCGGTGA